A DNA window from Siniperca chuatsi isolate FFG_IHB_CAS linkage group LG6, ASM2008510v1, whole genome shotgun sequence contains the following coding sequences:
- the LOC122878190 gene encoding E3 ubiquitin-protein ligase RNF126-like isoform X1, producing MEGGETQLILSAVLSVCCRGLQTTVPIPDSDTAGQDTFNGVPTGWGGKACSLQSFQHPLEYTCPRCESGFIEELLEERSADNGSMPTISSGPQNQQPYENVDQHLFTFPSGYGQFALGVLDDRFDFGAGLGTEDNRDAENRRERETASQHRYGARQPRSRHGSRRQAGRHEGVPTLEGIIQQLVNGIIAPTAMPNIGVGPWGVLHSNPMDYAWGANGLDAIITQLLNQFENTGPPPADRDKIKSLPTVQITDEHVASGLECPVCKEDYSVGENVRQLPCNHMFHNDCIVPWLEQHDTCPVCRKSLSGQNTATNPPELSGMNFTSSSSSSSSSSSSTPQSSSSTSNENSTDNS from the exons ATGGAGGGGGGAGAGACCCAGTTGATCCTCTCAGCTGTCCTCAGTGTTTGCTGCAGGGGCTTACAGACcacagttcccataccagataGTGACACAGCTGGTCAGGACACTTTCAACGGTGTCCCAACAGGATGGGGTGGGAAGGCTTGCTCGCTTCAGTCTTTTCAGCATCCTCTA gagtACACATGTCCAAGATGTGAGTCAGGGTTTATTGAGGAACTGCTGGAGGAGAGAAG TGCTGACAATGGCTCCATGCCTACCATCTCCAGTGGGCCCCAGAACCAGCAACCATATGAG aATGTGGACCAGCACTTGTTTACATTCCCTTCCGGCTATGGTCAGTTTGCCCTGGGTGTCTTGGACGACCGCTTTGACTTCGGGGCTGGACTGGGAACAGAGGACAACCGGGATGCTGAAAACAGGCGGGAAAGGGAAACAGCATCACAGCATCGATATGGTGCCAGGCAGCCGAGAAGTCGTCATGGTTCAAGACGACAAGCAGGGAGACATGAGGGAGTTCCCACTTTAGAGGG aATCATTCAGCAGCTAGTGAATGGAATAATTGCACCTACTGCAATGCCAAATATTGGTGTTGGACCCTG gggTGTTCTTCACTCAAATCCTATGGATTATGCCTGGGGTGCTAATGGACTAGATGCAATTATAACTCAG TTATTAAACCAGTTTGAGAACACGGGACCCCCACCTGCTGatagagataaaataaaaagtcttcCTACAGTACAAATTACAGATGAGCATGTTG CTTCAGGATTGGAATGTCCAGTGTGCAAAGAAGATTACAGTGTTGGTGAAAATGTGAGGCAGCTCCCATGCAATCACATGTTCCACAATGATTGCATAGTCCCCTGGCTGGAACAG CATGACACTTGTCCAGTGTGCAGGAAAAGCTTGAGTGGGCAGAACACAGCAACAAACCCTCCAGAACTATCAGGGATGAACtttacctcctcttcctcctcctcatcctcttcttcttcctctacccCTCAGTCCTCAAGTTCGACCAGCAACGAGAACTCCACCGATAACTCATAG
- the LOC122878190 gene encoding E3 ubiquitin-protein ligase RNF126-like isoform X2, which translates to MAEAPPWPCRFFCHRCSAEISPRLPEYTCPRCESGFIEELLEERSADNGSMPTISSGPQNQQPYENVDQHLFTFPSGYGQFALGVLDDRFDFGAGLGTEDNRDAENRRERETASQHRYGARQPRSRHGSRRQAGRHEGVPTLEGIIQQLVNGIIAPTAMPNIGVGPWGVLHSNPMDYAWGANGLDAIITQLLNQFENTGPPPADRDKIKSLPTVQITDEHVASGLECPVCKEDYSVGENVRQLPCNHMFHNDCIVPWLEQHDTCPVCRKSLSGQNTATNPPELSGMNFTSSSSSSSSSSSSTPQSSSSTSNENSTDNS; encoded by the exons ATGGCGGAAGCTCCTCCATGGCCCTGCCGGTTCTTCTGTCACAGATGCTCAGCAGAGATTAGCCCTCGGCTTCCC gagtACACATGTCCAAGATGTGAGTCAGGGTTTATTGAGGAACTGCTGGAGGAGAGAAG TGCTGACAATGGCTCCATGCCTACCATCTCCAGTGGGCCCCAGAACCAGCAACCATATGAG aATGTGGACCAGCACTTGTTTACATTCCCTTCCGGCTATGGTCAGTTTGCCCTGGGTGTCTTGGACGACCGCTTTGACTTCGGGGCTGGACTGGGAACAGAGGACAACCGGGATGCTGAAAACAGGCGGGAAAGGGAAACAGCATCACAGCATCGATATGGTGCCAGGCAGCCGAGAAGTCGTCATGGTTCAAGACGACAAGCAGGGAGACATGAGGGAGTTCCCACTTTAGAGGG aATCATTCAGCAGCTAGTGAATGGAATAATTGCACCTACTGCAATGCCAAATATTGGTGTTGGACCCTG gggTGTTCTTCACTCAAATCCTATGGATTATGCCTGGGGTGCTAATGGACTAGATGCAATTATAACTCAG TTATTAAACCAGTTTGAGAACACGGGACCCCCACCTGCTGatagagataaaataaaaagtcttcCTACAGTACAAATTACAGATGAGCATGTTG CTTCAGGATTGGAATGTCCAGTGTGCAAAGAAGATTACAGTGTTGGTGAAAATGTGAGGCAGCTCCCATGCAATCACATGTTCCACAATGATTGCATAGTCCCCTGGCTGGAACAG CATGACACTTGTCCAGTGTGCAGGAAAAGCTTGAGTGGGCAGAACACAGCAACAAACCCTCCAGAACTATCAGGGATGAACtttacctcctcttcctcctcctcatcctcttcttcttcctctacccCTCAGTCCTCAAGTTCGACCAGCAACGAGAACTCCACCGATAACTCATAG